The Sphingopyxis fribergensis DNA segment CAACGTGGCGGCTTCACGTGCCCGCGAACGGATGATTTTAGTGCGGTCAATTGAGTTGGATCAACTCAGCCCACGCGACGCCCTCCGGCGCGCGATCCTTGAGCACTTCCGCTCACCATTCCCAGCTGACGCCGCCGATATGCAGGACGCGCGTGACAGATGCGAGTCTGACTTCGAGCGAGAGATGTTCGATCTGCTCGCCGAGCGGGGATACAGCGTCGATACCCAAGTCAAAGTCGGCGCCCATCGGATCGACATGGTCGTCGATGGGGATGAGGATCGTCGTCTTGCAATCGAATGTGATGGTGATCGTTACCACGGCCCGGAGCAGTGGCCTTCGGATATGGCTCGGCAGCGCACTCTTGAGCGCGCAGGTTGGCGCGTTTGGCGCTGCTTCGCATCACGCTTCGTGCGCGAAAGGACCGCAGTGGTCGAAGAGCTGGCTGAGCTGCTCTCGACAATGGACATTCAACCCCGCAGCGCCTCAGGGCGATCGCGAACCTATACCGAGCTGCGCGAATGGAACTCCTTGAGCGGCACAAACGAAATCGACGAAGCCGATACCGACGAAGATGATGCCTCGCTGGGAGACGATCTTTTGTCAGGTGAGACGACCAATACCGACCCCTTGCAACCCGTTGCAACGCGTTGGAATGGCCACGACACCACTGAAACAATCAGCATTGCACCTATCGGAATATCAGAACCTTCGTCGCCACCTTCTGCGAACACGGCGCAACGCGTTACGGAGACAGACGTCCAAGCGGCAATCCTGGAGCTATTGGGGAACGGCGAGGTTTGGACCAATGCAGAGCTAAAACAGGCGCTGTCTCACGTTCTTCCGCTTCACGCCGGGGACCGGCAGCAGTCATCAAGCCGCCCCAACGAGGAAAAGTGGGAAGAGCTGGTGAACAATGCGCTGGCTAGCTCCGGACGCAGCAACTCACTCTATGCCCGAGGATTGGTGTCCAAAGCTGGGTTTGGAATGCACCGTCTTGCAGAACGCGATGATAGGTAGTCGGGGCAACGAATCGCCTGCCAACTCGCCCGTCGCAAGGCGCCTCTCCTTCCCCAACGCCCGGATGATGGTTCACCGCGTACGAACGGGGCGCCATCGCCAGTCACCTATATGCTACAAAATGCGCTCCAAATTTCGAGTAGAGGAGGCCGCGTAAGATATTGAAAAATATATGTAACATTCGATAGGAGGAGTATCCCTCACTCTCCTCCATTTTTCTAAGTTTTTGACCACGGCAGGCCGCCCCGGCACGAAACCGGGGCAGCTCGCGTGCACCATTACCTGATGGTAACGAGCGACGGTGCAGCGAGCGCGCCGACGACGGCGCCGACGATCAGGAACAGCACGATATAAACGATGATCACGACCACCGTGTAGCCGAGTGCCTTGTCCTGCGGCGCCTTCATCAGCACCGGCAGGCCAAGATAGAGGAGATAAAGCCCATAGAGCGCGAACAGGAGGCCGAGGACGGCGAGCGCGGGCAATATCCCGAAAATGCCGCCGACCCAGCCCGCGGTCGCCGAATAGGCCGCCACCTTCAGCGCCTGAACCTGATTCTTTTGTCCGCCAAAATTCGGCGCCAGGCCGTCGATGACCAACGCGAGAATGAAGATCGTCGCCAGCGACAAGCCGTAAGAGACGATCGCCGACACCAGCGCCCCCACCAGCGGCGGGTGATAGGTAAAGCCGAACGTGGTGATGCCGAAAACCTGTCCGCCAATAAATCCGGCTAGCGGGCCGATCGCCGCCAATACCAGCACATAAGGCACATAGATCGATTGTACCGTCGCCGGCTCGGCCGCCATGACCGGCCACGTCTCTTTGGGTTTGAGAAGGATGTCCTTCGCGCGCTGGATAATGCCCGAAGCCGGACCGGAGCTATTGGGTGGTACGTCCGTCATAATGCGTCTCCCCTGATCGTGCGGCCCACAACCCGAATGGGAAATGCAAAAGCCATGAGGACAGTTTAATCCCCATCTCCAATGCATCTGTAACGCTGCTCACAGCCCGATTCGGCAAACCACAGCCGATTTGGAATGTAACCGACTTGAAACGAGCGTAAACCGCCATAGATTGACCCTATGACACCCGACTCCAGTTCCGAGCTTCCCTCCACCGTTACTGCACCGCTGATCGGCCGCGCTCGATTCGCGCCGGGTGATATCGTGCGCCACCGCATGTTCGACTTTCGCGGCGTCGTGTTCGACATCGACCCGGTCTTTGCCAACAGCGACGAATGGTATGAAGCGATCCCCGAGGACATCCGCCCGGCGAAAGAACAGCCCTATTACCACCTGCTCGCCGAAAACGGCGATTCAGCGTACATCGCCTATGTCAGCCAGCAGAATCTGGTCGCCGACGGCGACGGCGGGCCGATCGATCATCCACAGATCGATGCGATGTTCGAGGGGCTGGACCACGGCCGCTACCGCGTTCGCGCCATCCACCGCCACTAAAAGCTATCAGGCCTTCAGCTTCCAGCCCGAAGCAAGCAGGCGATAGGTCAGCAGGCCCAGCCCGATATTGACCCCGATCAGGACCAGCGCTGCGGTCAGTACCGGATTGGAGATCGTCGAATCGACCGTACCGATGAAGCCGTAGCGAAAGCCCATGATCGCATAATAGACGGGGTTGCCGTGCGCGATCGTCTGAAACCAAGGTGCGAGCTTGTCGACCGAATAGAATGTCCCCGACAAAAGCGCGAGCGGCGTGACGACGAAATTGGTCACTGCAGCGGCATGATCGAACTTTTCGGCCCAGACCGAGGTGATGAGGCCGAGGAAACCGAGCATAGAAGCGCCGAGCACGCCAAAAACCGCCACCGCCCAGAGATGATCGGGCACGACATGCACACCAGGCCACAGCAGCATCGCAAGCCACAACGCCAGCCCGACGAGGATCGACCGCGTAATCGCGGCGCCAACCAGCGCGATGATCAGCTCGCCGACCGCGAGCGGCGGCATCAGATAGTCAACGATCGTGCCCTGGATCTTGCCGACCAGCAACGAAAAGCTCGAATTGGCGAAGCTATTCTGGAGCATCGCCATCATGATGAGCCCCGGCGCGATGAAATCGGCGAAGGGAACGCCGATGACCGTCCGCCCCGCACCGCCAAGCGCGACGGTGAAAATGACGAGGAACAAAAGCGTGGTAATCGCCGGGGCCCATATTGTTTGCAGCTGGACCTTGAAAAACCGCCGCACCTCCTTGACATATAGCGCGTGCATGCCGGGCACGTTCAGCGTTCGGATATGGGGAACGCCGGGTTCGGCGAAGGTTGGAGTCGCGGCGGAATTTGTCGAGTCGGGGCGCGAAATTTGGGGCTGGTCGTTCATGGCGTTCTCGCCTATCGCCTCCCCGATCTTACCGCAAGCTGGGCAACGTCTGATGCCGGTCCCGAAAGGATCGACAAGGCGCATCGTCTGACCGCCCGCAGCGTGAATGATAAGGAATAGATTATGTCATGGACCGACGAGCGCATCGAAAGCCTGCGCACCATGTGGGAAAAAGGGCTGACCGCCAGCCAGATCGCCGATGAACTCGGCGGTGTGAGCCGCAATGCGGTGATCGGCAAGGCGCATCGCCTCGGCCTCAAATCACGCCCCTCGCCCGTCAAGGCGACTGATAAGGTGGCCAAGCCGGTGAAGGCCGCGGCCCCCGCCGCGCCGAAGCCCGCGACACCCGTTGCCGCGCCGCGCGCGGCTGCGCCAGTCGCACCGCGCCCGGCCGCGCCGGCGCCAAAACTCGATGCCAAGCCGGCCATCGACACGCCGAACGCCGACGGCGGTTTGGGCGATGTCATACCGAAGGCCGACCAGCCGCGTATCGTCTCGATCGGCCCCGGCGGCTTCATCCGCCAGGGACCCGGCGACCAGCAGGCACCGATCCCGCCCGCGCCGCCGCGCCGTCTCGTGCCCGCAAAGCCGAGCCCCGAGATTGCCGACAAGACGACCTTGCTCGACCTCAACGACCGCATCTGTCGCTGGCCGATGGGGCATCCCGGCGAGCCCGACTTCCATTTTTGCGGTGAAGCCGTGAACCCGGGCTTCCCCTATTGCGTCCAGCATTGCGGCCGCGCCTATCAGGCGCAGCTGCCGCGCGGCACGCGCCGTCCGCCGCCGCCGCCGCCGTTCGGTGGCCCCCGCGTTCGTTAAGACACGCCCGGTGAGACCCTTCGGGCAGGAGTTTGAATTCGCGCGCGCGCTCGGCCTGCAGATGGTCGAGCGCGGCGACGGACGCTGCACGATGGCGATCGACATCGAACCGCAGCGCCACTTCAGCCCGCAGGGCGCCGCGCATGGCGGCGTCGCTTATTCGCTCGCCGACACCGCGATGGGCGGCGCGCTCACCAGCGTCCTCCCCGACGACCAGTGGTGCGCGACGATGGAAATCAAGTTCAACTATCATGTCCGGGTCGGCGAAGGCCGATTGACGTGCGAGGCCGAAGTGCTGCACCGCGGCAAGCGCGTCGCCAATATTGACGCGCGCCTCTATCAGAATGGCCGCCTCGTCAGCAGCGCGAACGGCAATTTCGCCATTTTCGCGGCGCCATCGGCCAAATAGGCGAAAGGCGCCGGGTCTTTCGACCCGGCGCCTCCCTTCCCGCTCCCAAGAGGTCAGAAGCGGTAGCTGATCGCGCCCCGCACGCTGTGCGTGCGGAAATGGGCATTACTGCGCTGGATATCGGTCCCGCCGCCGTTCAGCAGGAACGGATTGGTCGGCGGCGCGGTGCCCGCACCGACGTTGACGACATAATCCTTGTCCTTGAGATCGGTGTAGAGATACTCGAGGCCGACCGAGATATTGTTCGTCACCATCACTTCGGCACCGCCGCCGGCGGCATAGCCCCAGCCATTGGTCTTGCCATTGTCGGCAAAGCTGTTGGCGGTGTTGCTCGTCGTGAACTTGTTGTCGAGGCGCGCATAAGCACCGCCGCCGGTCACATAGAAGAGCGCGCCGCCGCCGGGGGTGTAACCGGCACGCAGGCGGGCGCCCGCCTGATAATCGGCCTCACGGCTCATGGTATAGCTTGCGGGGGTGGTCGAAAAGCCGCTGACGCTGTCGCGCGCATGGCTGCGCCCGCCTTCGATGACCGCGCCGAGGACGAAATTGCCCATCCGCTTGTCGAAACCAAGACGCCCGTAATATTCCGGACCGTCCTTGTCGTTGCGGCAGCCGAGATTGGCCGAGCTGGTCGCCGCGCCATTGCAAAAGCCCGGCGAAAAGGCGTCGGTGCCGCCCGAAGTCGTCACCTGGTCGCCATAGGTGCCGTCGCGGTTGGTGTCGAACACGAGCGTTTCGCCGCGATCGCTGCCCTGAAGCGTGCCGCCACCGACGATGCTGATATAGGGTCCGTTGAAGTCCTGCGAGGTATCGCGCCCGTCCTGGGCCATCGCGGGCACGGCCAACGCGCTGGCCGCAACTGCGGCGAGGAGAGAGAGATTTTTCATTTTTTACTCCACTTTTTGAATGACTTTGCAGTCCGTTTGCCAACCCCCTGCCTCCGCCCAAAGTTCCCTTTCTGCTCTGAAACGGGACGAATGGAGCCGTCGGCGCGAGGCGCAAAGCGGTCCAAAACCGCCCTTGCCAGCGGCCTTTGCCGCCCCCTATAGCTGGGCCATGAGTCACGATTTGTTCGACAGCAGCACCCCCGCGACCGAC contains these protein-coding regions:
- a CDS encoding GcrA family cell cycle regulator → MSWTDERIESLRTMWEKGLTASQIADELGGVSRNAVIGKAHRLGLKSRPSPVKATDKVAKPVKAAAPAAPKPATPVAAPRAAAPVAPRPAAPAPKLDAKPAIDTPNADGGLGDVIPKADQPRIVSIGPGGFIRQGPGDQQAPIPPAPPRRLVPAKPSPEIADKTTLLDLNDRICRWPMGHPGEPDFHFCGEAVNPGFPYCVQHCGRAYQAQLPRGTRRPPPPPPFGGPRVR
- a CDS encoding PaaI family thioesterase is translated as MRPFGQEFEFARALGLQMVERGDGRCTMAIDIEPQRHFSPQGAAHGGVAYSLADTAMGGALTSVLPDDQWCATMEIKFNYHVRVGEGRLTCEAEVLHRGKRVANIDARLYQNGRLVSSANGNFAIFAAPSAK
- a CDS encoding ABC transporter permease produces the protein MNDQPQISRPDSTNSAATPTFAEPGVPHIRTLNVPGMHALYVKEVRRFFKVQLQTIWAPAITTLLFLVIFTVALGGAGRTVIGVPFADFIAPGLIMMAMLQNSFANSSFSLLVGKIQGTIVDYLMPPLAVGELIIALVGAAITRSILVGLALWLAMLLWPGVHVVPDHLWAVAVFGVLGASMLGFLGLITSVWAEKFDHAAAVTNFVVTPLALLSGTFYSVDKLAPWFQTIAHGNPVYYAIMGFRYGFIGTVDSTISNPVLTAALVLIGVNIGLGLLTYRLLASGWKLKA
- a CDS encoding Yip1 family protein, whose protein sequence is MTDVPPNSSGPASGIIQRAKDILLKPKETWPVMAAEPATVQSIYVPYVLVLAAIGPLAGFIGGQVFGITTFGFTYHPPLVGALVSAIVSYGLSLATIFILALVIDGLAPNFGGQKNQVQALKVAAYSATAGWVGGIFGILPALAVLGLLFALYGLYLLYLGLPVLMKAPQDKALGYTVVVIIVYIVLFLIVGAVVGALAAPSLVTIR
- the hspQ gene encoding heat shock protein HspQ, with product MTPDSSSELPSTVTAPLIGRARFAPGDIVRHRMFDFRGVVFDIDPVFANSDEWYEAIPEDIRPAKEQPYYHLLAENGDSAYIAYVSQQNLVADGDGGPIDHPQIDAMFEGLDHGRYRVRAIHRH
- a CDS encoding outer membrane protein, whose protein sequence is MKNLSLLAAVAASALAVPAMAQDGRDTSQDFNGPYISIVGGGTLQGSDRGETLVFDTNRDGTYGDQVTTSGGTDAFSPGFCNGAATSSANLGCRNDKDGPEYYGRLGFDKRMGNFVLGAVIEGGRSHARDSVSGFSTTPASYTMSREADYQAGARLRAGYTPGGGALFYVTGGGAYARLDNKFTTSNTANSFADNGKTNGWGYAAGGGAEVMVTNNISVGLEYLYTDLKDKDYVVNVGAGTAPPTNPFLLNGGGTDIQRSNAHFRTHSVRGAISYRF